A single genomic interval of Koleobacter methoxysyntrophicus harbors:
- a CDS encoding nucleotidyltransferase domain-containing protein, protein MGSLFGGLWGSLVTLAIFGPAGRGKPSPDSDIDILLIAEALPLGRLKRMSQFERVEQLLESWLEHLKKWI, encoded by the coding sequence ATTGGAAGCCTGTTTGGAGGTCTATGGGGAAGCCTGGTAACTTTAGCAATTTTCGGACCCGCGGGAAGGGGGAAGCCATCGCCAGATTCGGATATAGATATCCTCCTGATTGCAGAAGCCCTTCCGTTGGGACGTCTGAAGCGGATGAGTCAATTTGAAAGGGTTGAACAATTGCTCGAATCCTGGCTGGAACACCTAAAAAAATGGATATAA
- a CDS encoding glycyl-radical enzyme activating protein, translated as MVNSGLIFDIKRFAVHDGPGIRTTVFLKGCPLRCWWCHNPEGISCASEVMFFTYKCIECRTCAGICPTGAVTFESGMHHIDRQKCTACGICSEACPTGALKLVGRMITVEELMQELEKDILLYDNSGGGVTFSGGEPLSQHRFLKEALKECKKRFLHTVLDTSGYAPVEVLSSVLDYVDLFLFDLKLADDEEHRKYIGVSNVQIKENLRMLADTGRGGDVILRFPVIPGITDTERNIGGLLEFVASLKDIRRIDLLPFHDVSEKYSRLGREYKMPACSAPDAERLNHIKDCFEGIGIGVKI; from the coding sequence ATGGTCAACAGCGGATTGATATTCGATATAAAACGATTTGCGGTCCACGACGGTCCGGGAATAAGGACCACCGTATTCCTAAAGGGGTGTCCCCTCCGGTGCTGGTGGTGTCATAATCCCGAGGGCATTTCTTGTGCAAGCGAGGTCATGTTTTTCACATATAAATGTATTGAGTGCCGGACCTGTGCCGGTATTTGCCCGACCGGTGCAGTTACTTTTGAAAGCGGTATGCATCATATAGATCGACAAAAATGCACCGCCTGTGGGATCTGTTCCGAAGCCTGCCCGACCGGTGCTCTGAAGCTGGTCGGCAGGATGATTACCGTAGAAGAACTCATGCAGGAGCTTGAAAAGGACATACTGCTTTATGATAATTCAGGAGGCGGTGTAACCTTCTCAGGCGGGGAGCCGCTTTCGCAGCACCGGTTTTTGAAAGAAGCCTTGAAGGAATGCAAGAAAAGATTCCTGCATACCGTGCTGGATACATCAGGTTACGCCCCCGTGGAGGTTTTATCATCGGTGCTGGATTACGTAGATCTTTTCCTTTTTGACCTGAAACTGGCCGATGACGAAGAGCACAGGAAATATATAGGGGTTTCAAACGTGCAGATCAAGGAGAATCTGCGGATGCTGGCGGATACGGGGAGGGGCGGCGACGTGATTTTGCGCTTCCCCGTAATCCCGGGAATCACCGATACTGAAAGAAACATTGGAGGCCTTTTGGAGTTTGTAGCGTCATTGAAAGATATAAGACGGATTGACCTACTGCCCTTCCACGACGTGAGTGAGAAATACTCAAGGCTCGGCAGGGAGTATAAAATGCCCGCCTGCAGTGCCCCGGACGCGGAAAGGCTGAATCATATCAAGGATTGTTTTGAGGGAATCGGGATCGGCGTAAAAATATGA
- a CDS encoding nucleotidyl transferase AbiEii/AbiGii toxin family protein produces the protein MTERWAVLFKKALKILEKAGISREEWSFGGGSALTMYYKHRESFDIDIFLSDVQYLLLLTPRLNYISDIRDYTEMSNFVKLKMEEGEIDFILAPHLTKDWYVLKELYSEVVQIETPWEIIVKKLFYRPESLKIRDIIDTAIVLKNERRKMREQRHILVPKYDILNARWGKLKELYKTEVGNLIIYDKEIAEIAPVIFNDFLLEIRASY, from the coding sequence ATGACTGAAAGATGGGCAGTCTTATTTAAAAAAGCCCTTAAAATTTTAGAAAAAGCAGGTATATCAAGAGAAGAATGGTCTTTCGGCGGCGGGAGTGCTCTTACAATGTATTATAAACATAGGGAAAGTTTTGATATTGATATTTTTTTAAGTGATGTACAGTATCTATTATTATTGACACCACGTTTAAATTATATAAGTGATATAAGGGATTATACCGAAATGTCGAATTTTGTTAAGTTAAAAATGGAAGAAGGGGAGATAGATTTTATACTAGCCCCCCACTTAACTAAAGACTGGTATGTTCTAAAAGAATTATATAGTGAGGTTGTTCAGATCGAAACCCCATGGGAGATTATTGTTAAAAAACTTTTTTACCGCCCGGAAAGTTTAAAAATAAGGGATATAATTGATACAGCCATTGTCTTAAAAAATGAGCGCCGAAAGATGCGGGAACAAAGACATATTCTTGTTCCGAAATATGATATTTTGAATGCAAGGTGGGGAAAACTAAAGGAGCTGTATAAAACAGAAGTAGGAAATCTAATAATTTATGACAAGGAAATTGCAGAAATAGCCCCGGTTATATTTAACGATTTCTTGTTAGAAATAAGGGCTTCCTATTAA
- a CDS encoding sigma-54 interaction domain-containing protein encodes MTQVDYKFLFESMLTHLKQGILVVDKKANVIFYNEPVTQIAGINAGEAVGKNILEIFPDLTTETSTFYRVLRTGKPLVDYVQTYSNFKGERVTTLTSTMPLINDGKIEGAFELYRELSTVRELSEKIVSLQKELYKKASNERNYGDCRAIYTFGDIIGKSHAISELIEKAKKVAESPSPVLVYGETGTGKELFVQAIHNASLQRRNKPFIAQNCAALPKTLLEGILFGTTAGSFTGARDRPGLFELADGGTLFLDEINSMDTELQAKLLRVLQDGVIRRVGGVKTTVVDVRVIASTNEPPQKAVERGLLREDLFYRLNVISLTIPPLRERKEDIPLLVEYFIECYNKKLGKNVKGVSPEAMKIFVNYRWPGNVRELKSTIESIMNFIEGDIIEVKHLPQENHNYFLPQKEVQPPRSNSNFQPLKKAVDNFEKNLILKAINEANGNFAEAARLLKVPRQTLHNKIKKYGLTKKIIAE; translated from the coding sequence ATGACCCAGGTTGACTATAAATTCCTCTTCGAGTCCATGCTGACCCATTTAAAGCAGGGGATTCTGGTGGTGGACAAAAAAGCGAATGTGATATTCTACAACGAACCTGTAACCCAGATAGCGGGAATAAACGCTGGGGAGGCTGTAGGTAAAAACATCCTGGAAATATTCCCTGACCTGACAACAGAAACCAGCACATTTTACCGCGTCCTGAGGACCGGCAAGCCGCTGGTTGATTACGTCCAAACCTACAGCAATTTTAAGGGCGAGAGGGTTACAACCCTTACGTCTACAATGCCGCTGATAAACGACGGAAAAATAGAGGGGGCCTTTGAACTTTACAGGGAATTGTCCACCGTAAGAGAACTGTCGGAAAAGATCGTCTCGCTGCAGAAGGAGCTTTACAAGAAAGCTTCCAATGAGCGGAATTATGGTGACTGCAGAGCGATTTATACCTTTGGTGATATAATAGGAAAAAGCCATGCCATCAGTGAACTGATAGAGAAGGCAAAAAAGGTAGCGGAAAGCCCTTCCCCGGTTCTTGTGTACGGTGAAACGGGAACAGGAAAGGAACTGTTTGTTCAAGCTATTCACAACGCTAGCCTTCAAAGGAGGAATAAGCCGTTCATAGCACAGAACTGTGCGGCTCTGCCGAAGACTCTGCTGGAAGGCATCCTTTTCGGCACTACCGCCGGCAGCTTTACCGGAGCCAGGGACAGGCCGGGGCTTTTCGAACTGGCCGACGGCGGCACGCTCTTTTTAGACGAAATTAACTCTATGGATACAGAGCTCCAGGCAAAACTCCTAAGGGTCCTCCAGGACGGTGTCATAAGAAGGGTGGGGGGTGTAAAAACTACCGTCGTCGACGTGAGGGTTATCGCCTCCACCAACGAACCGCCTCAGAAGGCCGTTGAAAGGGGGCTTTTGAGGGAAGATTTATTCTACAGATTAAATGTTATATCTCTGACAATTCCCCCGCTGAGGGAAAGAAAGGAAGATATCCCTCTGCTTGTTGAATATTTCATTGAGTGCTATAATAAGAAGCTTGGGAAAAATGTGAAAGGTGTTTCACCGGAGGCTATGAAAATATTTGTAAACTATAGATGGCCCGGGAATGTGAGGGAATTAAAATCAACTATTGAAAGCATTATGAATTTTATAGAAGGAGATATTATAGAGGTAAAGCACTTACCGCAAGAAAACCATAATTATTTCTTACCCCAAAAAGAGGTTCAGCCTCCCCGGTCCAATTCAAATTTCCAGCCGCTGAAAAAAGCAGTTGACAATTTTGAAAAAAACCTGATTCTAAAAGCAATAAATGAGGCCAACGGAAATTTTGCCGAGGCAGCCCGGCTGCTAAAAGTGCCGAGGCAGACCCTGCACAATAAAATAAAAAAATACGGGCTTACTAAAAAAATCATAGCTGAATAA
- a CDS encoding sensor domain-containing diguanylate cyclase/phosphohydrolase has translation MSFGMFELLILYDIFSFSYPIKEKDLMREIIEKSTRLFGVRRLALITGSGENWKCVGYWGFKRECDVWKEIENEGDNRFLCYLRGGKLGLLYMEQANPLSDRDRRLYTIFARRVEELLNELKRTEELERFRTLMEQIDDAIFLIDAKEGRFLDVNRIACKWLGCDRSEVVKTGILNIPSDIAKSLKQAIRKAQEAKGGLIFEDWWRCKNGRKIPVSISLRCIEFNKEKCIVAVARDITRQKRAEKKIKYLSFHDKLTNLYNRTYFEEEMRRLSKSRYFPITIIVIDLDGLKIVNDTMGHCQGDELLKRFARVIRNQFRSSDVVARIGGDEFAIILPRTDKQVAEEVISRLRRVIEENNAHEQFPLSISLGMATAEEAGQSLWEVFKEADDKMYRDKLARGTDPLRAAVHILKVALLEKDHLASSHAERVKKLTHLLGKRLGLSSAELSDLSLLAEMHDIGKIGIPDHIFHKPGVLSEKEREEIKKHPEIGYRIACSVPVLVPIAELIRQHHEWWNGGGYPRGLKGEEIGLLSRILAIADAYDAMTSDRPYRKALSNDEALAELRRRAGIQFDPVLVEVFEKIVLEQNEQIRS, from the coding sequence ATGTCTTTTGGTATGTTTGAACTTTTAATTCTGTATGATATTTTTTCCTTTTCTTATCCGATAAAGGAAAAGGATTTAATGCGCGAAATAATTGAGAAATCAACCCGCTTGTTTGGGGTTCGCCGACTCGCTTTAATTACAGGCAGCGGAGAGAACTGGAAGTGCGTAGGATACTGGGGTTTTAAAAGAGAATGCGATGTATGGAAAGAGATAGAAAATGAGGGAGATAACCGTTTTTTATGTTATTTGCGCGGGGGCAAGTTAGGGCTATTATATATGGAACAGGCAAATCCTCTTTCTGATCGAGATAGACGTCTCTATACTATTTTTGCACGCCGGGTAGAAGAACTGTTAAACGAACTCAAACGGACGGAGGAATTGGAACGTTTCCGCACCTTAATGGAGCAAATAGATGATGCCATTTTCCTGATTGATGCAAAGGAAGGTAGATTTCTGGATGTCAACCGGATTGCCTGCAAATGGTTGGGCTGTGACCGGAGCGAAGTTGTAAAAACAGGTATATTAAATATCCCTTCAGACATAGCTAAATCCTTGAAGCAAGCAATTCGAAAGGCACAAGAAGCTAAAGGAGGTCTGATATTTGAAGATTGGTGGCGCTGTAAGAATGGACGGAAAATTCCGGTTTCAATCAGCCTTCGATGTATAGAATTCAATAAAGAAAAGTGTATAGTAGCTGTGGCCCGTGACATTACCAGACAAAAACGAGCCGAGAAAAAAATAAAATATTTAAGCTTCCATGATAAGTTAACCAATCTTTATAACCGCACTTATTTTGAAGAAGAAATGCGCCGCCTGTCTAAAAGCCGATATTTTCCCATAACTATAATTGTGATTGACCTGGATGGCTTGAAAATCGTTAACGATACAATGGGACATTGCCAGGGTGATGAGCTTCTGAAGCGATTTGCCAGAGTAATCCGCAACCAATTCCGCTCTTCAGATGTTGTAGCGCGCATAGGTGGTGATGAATTTGCTATCATACTGCCCCGAACAGATAAACAAGTTGCAGAAGAGGTGATTTCGCGATTGCGCAGGGTTATTGAAGAAAACAATGCTCATGAGCAATTTCCATTGAGTATTTCTCTGGGCATGGCAACAGCTGAAGAAGCGGGGCAATCATTATGGGAGGTTTTTAAAGAAGCAGACGATAAAATGTATCGGGACAAGCTTGCCCGAGGAACTGATCCCTTGCGTGCTGCTGTACATATCCTGAAGGTGGCGCTTTTAGAAAAAGACCACCTTGCAAGCAGTCATGCTGAACGCGTAAAGAAATTAACTCATCTTTTGGGAAAGAGGCTGGGATTGTCTTCTGCTGAATTAAGCGACCTGAGCCTTCTGGCTGAAATGCATGACATAGGCAAAATAGGTATACCTGACCATATTTTTCATAAACCGGGTGTTCTGAGCGAGAAAGAAAGAGAAGAAATAAAAAAACATCCTGAAATAGGCTACCGCATTGCCTGTTCGGTTCCTGTACTGGTTCCTATAGCAGAGCTTATCAGACAGCACCATGAATGGTGGAACGGCGGCGGATACCCCCGGGGGCTGAAGGGAGAAGAGATCGGCCTTTTAAGCCGTATTCTGGCTATTGCAGATGCTTATGATGCCATGACATCAGATCGGCCTTATCGCAAAGCTTTATCTAATGACGAAGCCCTGGCGGAATTAAGAAGAAGGGCAGGGATACAGTTTGATCCCGTGTTGGTTGAGGTTTTTGAGAAGATAGTTTTAGAACAGAACGAGCAGATAAGAAGTTAA
- the hypD gene encoding trans-4-hydroxy-L-proline dehydratase, with amino-acid sequence MSFCFEQEAVIEKEIKKRRAAVRPINERIAGLREESVKAEVKISGERARLITEFYKSGAAEGKSVPVRRALAFKYLMERVSLPVEDGQLIVGLRGTGPQEVPTYPEICTHSMRDLEILDSRENMPYRVDENTRKLYSDELIPYWKGRTVREAVFESLPQEWLDAYEAGVWTEFMEQRAPGHTAGGDRIFKKGILDIKEEIKRKIEGLKPEDPEYSGKMEELKAMDIAADAILIYAERYAEKLDKMAGEEENPVRKQEIKEIARICRKVPARAPETFWEALQHYWFVHVGIVYETNPWDSFNPGRIDQHLYPFYKKEVAEGRLTREKAKELLQAFWIKFNNQPAVPKVGVTAEESFTYNDFTKINVGGLTEDGSDGVNEVSYMILEVLDEMRTLQPNTAVMVSDKNPERLLIKALKVAAPGFGEPPFFNFDGVVVKMLRQGKNLEDARTSGVSGCVESGAFGKEAYILTGYFNLPKILEITFNNGIDPQSGKKLGIETGDPVGFKSFDDLYGAFVKQVKHFMDIKMKGNDIIEEIYAEQLPVPFMSLWIDDCVKKARDYNSGGARYNTQYVQLVGLGTVAFSLSSVRYHVFDKKTVTMGELLEALRQNFEGKHGILGQIILNKTPRYGEDDDYADEIAKNIVDITVKIIESYPPSPVRKAAKRAYFLPTTVHVYFGKVTGATPDGRKAGMPVSEGVSPVQGSDRKGIAAVFRSVSKCDWDKTGGALLNQKLTPDLLEGDENIKKLAKLIKAFFNMGGHHVQFNVVSADLLREAQKRPADFQDLMVRVAGYSDYFVNLPKGLQEEIIARTGHEEI; translated from the coding sequence ATGTCCTTTTGTTTTGAACAAGAAGCTGTTATTGAAAAAGAAATAAAGAAAAGAAGGGCTGCCGTAAGACCGATAAATGAAAGGATTGCAGGGCTCAGAGAGGAAAGTGTGAAGGCCGAAGTCAAAATATCCGGAGAGAGGGCCCGGCTAATCACCGAATTTTATAAAAGCGGGGCTGCCGAAGGTAAGTCCGTCCCGGTACGGCGGGCCCTGGCGTTTAAGTATTTGATGGAGCGCGTGAGCCTGCCCGTCGAAGACGGCCAGCTGATCGTGGGCTTGAGGGGTACCGGGCCCCAGGAGGTCCCCACCTATCCGGAGATCTGCACTCACAGCATGAGGGACCTGGAAATTCTCGACTCAAGGGAGAACATGCCCTACAGAGTTGACGAAAACACCAGGAAATTATACTCGGATGAGTTAATCCCCTACTGGAAGGGCAGGACCGTAAGGGAAGCCGTCTTTGAAAGCCTGCCTCAGGAGTGGCTGGATGCTTACGAAGCAGGTGTTTGGACCGAATTTATGGAGCAGAGGGCACCCGGCCATACAGCCGGCGGGGACAGGATATTCAAAAAGGGGATTCTGGATATAAAAGAGGAAATTAAAAGGAAAATCGAGGGGCTTAAACCTGAGGACCCCGAATACAGCGGTAAGATGGAAGAGCTCAAGGCGATGGATATTGCGGCAGATGCTATCCTGATTTATGCCGAACGTTATGCCGAAAAACTCGATAAGATGGCCGGGGAAGAAGAAAACCCGGTGAGGAAACAAGAAATCAAAGAGATTGCCCGGATATGCCGTAAAGTTCCGGCCCGTGCTCCGGAGACTTTCTGGGAAGCCCTGCAGCACTACTGGTTTGTTCACGTGGGTATTGTGTATGAGACAAATCCGTGGGATTCTTTTAACCCCGGCCGCATAGACCAGCATCTATATCCCTTCTACAAAAAGGAAGTGGCGGAAGGAAGGCTCACACGAGAAAAGGCCAAAGAACTTCTTCAGGCCTTCTGGATTAAGTTCAATAACCAGCCTGCAGTTCCAAAAGTCGGCGTAACAGCTGAAGAAAGTTTTACGTACAACGACTTTACAAAGATCAATGTGGGAGGGCTGACAGAGGACGGTTCCGACGGTGTGAACGAGGTCTCCTACATGATCCTGGAAGTACTCGATGAAATGAGAACTCTGCAGCCGAATACAGCCGTAATGGTAAGTGATAAAAATCCCGAACGCCTTCTAATAAAGGCTTTGAAAGTCGCTGCTCCCGGATTCGGAGAACCGCCGTTTTTCAACTTCGACGGAGTCGTAGTAAAAATGCTGAGACAGGGCAAAAACCTCGAAGACGCCCGCACTTCGGGGGTCAGCGGCTGCGTGGAGTCCGGGGCTTTCGGTAAAGAAGCCTATATCCTGACCGGATATTTCAACCTGCCCAAAATTCTCGAAATCACCTTCAATAACGGCATAGATCCGCAAAGCGGAAAGAAACTGGGCATTGAAACAGGAGATCCGGTTGGATTCAAGAGCTTTGATGACCTTTATGGGGCATTTGTTAAACAGGTAAAGCACTTTATGGATATAAAGATGAAGGGAAATGACATTATCGAGGAGATCTATGCAGAGCAGTTGCCAGTCCCTTTTATGTCCCTGTGGATCGATGACTGCGTAAAAAAGGCGAGAGATTACAATTCCGGAGGGGCGAGGTACAACACCCAGTACGTCCAGCTGGTAGGCTTGGGTACCGTGGCGTTCAGTTTGAGTTCGGTGAGATACCACGTTTTTGATAAGAAGACAGTAACAATGGGTGAGCTTCTTGAAGCCCTAAGGCAGAACTTTGAAGGAAAACACGGAATATTGGGGCAGATAATTCTAAATAAGACGCCCAGGTACGGAGAAGACGATGATTATGCGGATGAAATAGCGAAAAATATCGTGGATATAACGGTAAAGATAATCGAAAGCTACCCGCCGTCTCCGGTTAGGAAAGCCGCTAAAAGGGCTTACTTCCTGCCTACTACGGTGCATGTGTATTTCGGCAAAGTCACCGGGGCGACGCCGGATGGGAGAAAAGCGGGAATGCCGGTTTCGGAAGGTGTCTCACCGGTCCAGGGGAGCGACAGGAAGGGAATAGCTGCAGTGTTCAGGTCGGTGTCCAAGTGCGACTGGGATAAAACCGGCGGGGCCCTGCTCAATCAGAAGCTTACTCCCGACCTGCTAGAGGGTGATGAAAACATAAAAAAACTGGCAAAGTTAATAAAGGCCTTTTTCAATATGGGAGGGCATCACGTCCAGTTCAACGTCGTCAGTGCTGACCTGCTCCGCGAGGCGCAGAAGCGCCCTGCCGATTTTCAGGACCTGATGGTAAGGGTTGCCGGATACAGCGATTACTTCGTAAACCTGCCCAAAGGATTACAGGAGGAGATAATTGCCAGGACCGGCCACGAAGAGATTTAA
- a CDS encoding FIST signal transduction protein codes for MLAGIGYNQKDDSALAGRLAAEQAIEQSGEPAITFLFTTENYAQEEVLQAVKEVTGRSKLVGLCTPGIITRDGILEKGVGVCTISGPGIKAETCLQEITVESSWEIGEEMGRKLRAGGIDSGTVFIFPDGFAANISDFIKGMYNILGPNFTYIGGGSGDNLKFYRTYQFTEKGLRRNGAACAVVKGITFQIGIGHGWKPSEQPMVITKARGKKVYEIDGCPAFDVYSKCLGGINRESFPYYSMKYPLGIPAAGGNFLIRDPIEVEEDNSIVFVAEVPQNTVAVLMEGSIENLIDAAEKAASTAVSSLNSPGIIFLFDCFSRYLLMGREFEQELKRVIEAAGPDTPVIGMLAFGEVGTFFGVPFFHNKTTIVAAGR; via the coding sequence ATGCTGGCAGGGATAGGTTACAACCAGAAAGATGATTCGGCACTGGCAGGGCGATTGGCGGCTGAGCAGGCCATTGAACAGTCAGGAGAGCCTGCAATTACGTTTCTTTTTACTACGGAGAATTATGCTCAGGAGGAGGTGCTGCAGGCTGTAAAGGAGGTAACCGGCAGGTCCAAATTGGTGGGGCTTTGTACCCCGGGAATCATCACCCGTGATGGAATACTGGAGAAAGGTGTGGGAGTGTGTACAATCAGCGGACCGGGCATTAAGGCTGAAACGTGTTTGCAGGAAATAACAGTTGAATCTTCATGGGAAATCGGGGAAGAAATGGGCCGGAAGCTGCGCGCCGGCGGGATTGATTCCGGTACGGTATTTATTTTTCCGGATGGATTTGCCGCAAATATTTCCGACTTCATAAAAGGGATGTACAATATTCTGGGGCCGAATTTTACCTACATTGGCGGAGGTTCAGGGGATAATCTAAAATTTTACAGGACCTATCAATTCACCGAGAAGGGGCTCAGGCGCAATGGTGCTGCGTGCGCCGTAGTAAAGGGGATTACCTTTCAGATTGGAATAGGTCACGGTTGGAAGCCTAGCGAACAGCCAATGGTTATTACTAAAGCAAGAGGGAAAAAGGTTTATGAAATTGATGGATGTCCGGCGTTTGATGTTTATTCCAAATGCTTGGGAGGTATTAACAGGGAGAGCTTCCCTTACTACAGCATGAAATATCCTTTGGGTATACCTGCTGCAGGTGGGAATTTCCTTATTCGTGATCCGATTGAAGTTGAAGAAGATAACAGCATAGTGTTTGTTGCAGAGGTTCCGCAAAACACTGTTGCTGTGTTGATGGAAGGATCGATTGAAAACCTGATTGATGCTGCAGAGAAAGCGGCTAGTACTGCGGTAAGCAGCTTAAATTCGCCGGGCATAATATTTTTGTTTGACTGCTTTTCACGCTATTTATTGATGGGTAGAGAGTTTGAACAAGAATTGAAAAGGGTTATAGAAGCCGCAGGCCCGGACACACCTGTGATCGGCATGCTTGCATTTGGTGAAGTAGGTACTTTTTTTGGAGTCCCCTTTTTTCATAACAAAACTACCATTGTAGCTGCTGGGAGGTAA
- a CDS encoding aconitate hydratase, with protein sequence MGKSIAYKILEKNLLTGNLKAGNEISIKVNQTLTQDSTGTMVYLQLEAMKIKDIKTDLSVAYIDHNTLQTGFENADDHEFIKSAAAKYGIIYSKPGNGICHQLHLERFSRPGDVLIGSDSHTPTCGGVGMLSIGAGGLDVAIAMAKGYYYLKAPKVLNIELVGKLNPWVSAKDIILYILKTLSVKGGTGYIIEYSGEGLKELSVTDRATMANMGAELGATTSIFPSDEVTMDFLTRQGRKKDFVPLYADNDAVYDKKIKINLGDIKPMTAMPHSPDNVVEVSRLDNIKVDQVAIGSCTNSSYTDLMKVAKILKGRKVHEDVSLIISPGSSSILKMMSKNGALADLIESGARILEAACGPCIGMGQAPKSNGISLRTFNRNFKGRCGTKNAEVYLVSPETAAVSAITGYLTDPSTFGEMPAVEIPERFDVCGNYFIYPKEDRKDLEVVMGPNIKPFPVNRPLNENLKGKVLLKVGDNITTDDIMPSNAKLLPYRSNIPKLSEYCFGTLVDDFHLRAKKNGGGFIIGGENYGQGSSREHAALVPLYLGIKAVIAKSFARIHKANLINSGILPLAFKNKEDYELFDEMDDVEMNGIINALNQGAEIVLINKTKNKAVKLTFEGSKRDIEILKCGGYLNYAKYDRN encoded by the coding sequence ATGGGTAAAAGCATAGCATACAAAATACTTGAAAAGAACCTGCTGACCGGAAATTTAAAGGCAGGGAATGAAATTTCCATAAAGGTTAATCAGACGCTCACCCAGGATTCTACAGGCACAATGGTTTATCTTCAGCTGGAAGCTATGAAAATCAAGGATATAAAAACGGATTTGTCAGTTGCCTATATTGACCACAATACACTGCAGACGGGATTCGAAAATGCTGATGACCATGAATTTATTAAATCCGCAGCGGCAAAATACGGAATCATTTACTCCAAGCCGGGTAACGGGATTTGTCACCAGCTCCATTTAGAGAGATTCAGCAGGCCCGGTGATGTATTAATAGGATCTGACAGCCATACCCCTACCTGCGGCGGTGTAGGAATGCTAAGTATAGGGGCCGGAGGATTGGATGTAGCCATTGCCATGGCAAAGGGATACTACTATTTAAAGGCACCTAAAGTACTAAACATAGAACTGGTAGGAAAACTAAACCCCTGGGTTTCGGCCAAAGATATAATTTTATATATTTTAAAAACCCTCAGCGTTAAGGGCGGTACAGGTTACATAATAGAATACTCCGGTGAAGGGCTCAAGGAGCTTTCCGTTACTGACAGGGCAACAATGGCCAACATGGGAGCCGAGCTGGGAGCCACAACATCAATCTTCCCCAGCGACGAGGTAACAATGGACTTTCTGACAAGACAGGGAAGAAAAAAGGATTTTGTACCTTTATATGCTGATAACGATGCAGTTTATGACAAAAAAATAAAAATTAACCTGGGAGACATTAAGCCTATGACTGCCATGCCCCACAGCCCCGACAATGTTGTGGAAGTATCAAGGCTTGATAATATCAAGGTTGACCAGGTGGCTATCGGCAGCTGCACAAATTCCTCTTATACCGATTTAATGAAAGTGGCTAAAATATTAAAAGGCAGAAAGGTCCATGAAGATGTAAGTTTAATAATATCGCCGGGTTCCAGCAGCATATTGAAAATGATGTCGAAAAACGGTGCCCTTGCTGACCTTATAGAATCAGGCGCAAGAATCCTTGAAGCAGCCTGCGGCCCATGTATCGGAATGGGTCAAGCGCCTAAATCAAACGGCATTTCACTTAGAACCTTCAACAGGAATTTTAAGGGAAGGTGCGGCACAAAAAACGCTGAAGTTTACCTGGTAAGCCCCGAAACAGCTGCTGTGTCTGCAATTACCGGATATTTAACAGACCCATCAACCTTTGGCGAGATGCCTGCAGTTGAAATTCCCGAAAGATTTGATGTCTGTGGCAATTATTTCATATACCCCAAGGAAGACAGAAAAGACCTTGAAGTTGTTATGGGGCCAAATATAAAACCCTTTCCGGTTAACCGGCCTTTAAATGAAAACCTGAAAGGCAAGGTGTTATTAAAGGTGGGCGACAACATAACCACCGATGATATAATGCCTTCGAATGCGAAACTGCTGCCTTATCGTTCAAACATACCAAAGCTTTCCGAATATTGTTTTGGAACCCTTGTAGATGATTTTCATTTGAGGGCAAAGAAAAACGGCGGAGGATTTATCATCGGAGGTGAAAACTACGGACAGGGCTCCAGCAGGGAACATGCTGCTTTAGTCCCCCTTTATCTGGGCATTAAAGCGGTAATTGCTAAGTCGTTCGCAAGAATTCATAAGGCAAATTTAATAAATTCAGGAATACTGCCGCTGGCATTTAAGAATAAAGAAGATTATGAACTGTTTGATGAAATGGATGATGTTGAAATGAACGGGATAATAAATGCCCTCAATCAAGGTGCGGAAATTGTTCTTATAAATAAAACGAAAAATAAAGCCGTTAAGTTAACCTTTGAAGGTTCAAAAAGGGATATCGAAATATTAAAATGCGGCGGATATTTGAACTATGCAAAATATGACAGAAATTAG